In Athalia rosae chromosome 6, iyAthRosa1.1, whole genome shotgun sequence, one DNA window encodes the following:
- the LOC105683527 gene encoding nucleoporin nup211 isoform X2: METKLQEKERLNELLEDRMQLLKTRIVSGANSVENVDFKNKSRRRRTWGGPTIPCSLNHSLALPTIQEIDSTDDSRSNWKRSQVKKRQSIIQTPVDDIVNEGFQTQVEDFELELIESERNWETGRFSSESLDLEDNYYITKRKPSGNHVKFREDVSVLENSFSDSFVENSEPQTPPRRHEETDSGTPKEVLRERITQLADEYIQLREFTTLEKQLYTNEKIDAKDQDTMETLISHLKKSAADSEMMCLESNKKYSDLQDKYYDLEGKYNTALLENDVLKRQLESFTGIEERLKSIELEKSQLKKDMETKLQRLKNLEEERNDYEFKLELLESKHKTREKELETSLQIAWTEFKDPGDDKKLPHIIHLQTLVDSLTKEVQALKLKSECTEVTLDSDLSIENEMMTNKLSEYALLLKNAEKEKAKLLKKLKELRRCSDHKPILEHDMSLNDHKDIEVSNESQNRVTENTSVIDDVSEKVAQPIGDFTSMLHQSISNGDQTAILPIDSIPPKVENMMNETEIEPEFLTADFNQPAEPSFQTETAGDDMIPTSNEQITPLEVLQSQINEKSQTIAKLTDSLHVALDENNNIKSSLESFQSTIEQQKLEIINLKERVAALVTRELEVTSQYNDVVLKLREVSSDKDAVIDENTTLKSQLSLDCDQLTNNKTIIDSLQSDMDQLKLKLEEKNLEFLNMKAKVEELEQLRIRVDPCHQESTADNKFLEDLNLRQELEVTKTELNTRVKEIEDYKSTITNIMDEITKKSDEISTLNGLIVELNVKNEDLQLKFDSVSKELDRRTESILNMSNGMTCTQDVLGKKEVQTLVLVPPETNDLIQLKSEDSCTTKIQSSEKTPIKNSGGGEFDALNSSVKTDLLMIADDTISNIESSRAFPNLCNNDNNLVELVTQSEQFQDDQTSDKRKEDIDALKIEVDRLISTNEMLVNENAVLKSQTQALLVQIEESEILSQGVNHVEKDLVNSEAKICSLEKALADRDAILKESHVDIEKLEHQIIRMQNEHTLYMDEKCAMQKMIEENQLKLQQLPKLELDIEDLKHVNAEFERINLELRTNLNAKSLELESLEVHKYESEIRNLKSYIENLEHFNKNITEENDDLKSQLHNRSLNLENDLANLSQRIVEQEKVTRTLEQDKKNLMHRITELSTVKTEEIASPTSDLESKTESSVEKSPEDTADFSSIFTNASYFDEMDVQASTPEESPTNTTISANDTQMSSVTNLRKKMEELQHTNKRSELMNKDFSDKLSTGEVDIPNNENISKLHELINVKKLLEEENSKIATELRLKVQESDEIKNDVKGLRLGIERLEQTIHLLTTENMEMSSKLNMEKDRAKEAETSYQGQLEKLYSRISETTQEKVQLESELKICQELLDTLRANTPIGTENEVKEKIEKYQATIDSLTTENIELTTDLNIKQKELDEIKQSKALLYDHDCSYKEKAQQLAEKLEAVNQEYIELSDNLMETIEESDSLKHAYELLENKLTISVKNQLSTSINFSNTEITELKAQNSQLKSENLELVAKVASLSDENTKFADNLLETMAALDSSRLHHDRLSISDKSLDKSMHLSRWSDKSTPQGDDSTTEDNIETLKSKVEAYQQQVDQLTRLNKKLSDLKLSSCTQCTHLKELNDSRRTLKLEVRTLNHKLQDLQKKFEQKCADTEVLRNKACEELNLSIMSDMMLNGSISDSMNVTMVEEKVQSLNSELDTLKESHDKLSNLYREKCSEVDRFNESNAEESIFEAEPEIPSPKNYKVRIERVQNDIDKLRGEIQLLKKRNTSLAESLRKFMDEKSNLQTEIETLKASKESLNVKYKNSEMQIDLANEKASILESEVTDLNKLIESLKIIEREAMNDKLNFEVEIESLKTEKNNNRKVLEELTNSLKSEKENNTILQKSLEEMLEQIKVLKQDHFKSKYSSPLKKIEEPKISETNETDNVMKITMEDMERQLIRLSEENDSLHNQLKALDQKLVTDKSALSSDYKRLKDELDTAKEYITKEIRSLKPKRESSDSSNKTVHELLVDFLKIIMMKEQEIIKAVQDRFDQEKQSLEESKRQSVNAEKRISNWAKELENDIEKLQADLLHQEKRNDKLKHQIERLENDLKESHHEKQLLKEKFEVMETDFNGLQTEFTKRSEVDNNYDKEVNEKQERERLALASAMSREIELQNSMKSMKDQYNKKIEELTFSLDQHKTKNMELESNIEGFEANEKQLKSIIDVKSMDLIKLQQRTAVLETENVQISEMCSQLNQEDHNKSQRIEEITNLLKIKCDKLSEYKTKLESIIPEYEMLKEQIKERKQYVDKYKKEYEDLKEKSEKESNLIKDKLSDEEIKSSSLSVQLADLNKKNKVILSELEEMKNRCEELEKSNDKLLRKVRNSTSNSRVEAQIEDLKDQNAMLQKNAEGASNRITELQESKNLVTRDLVSLRGKYDSLLEEKNELEKIVGINRAKLSSSDEGYKKLQEKFQAELQEKNKIALELEATKLSITQKEKQLVTAQQDIERLRRENKELDEEMEELSAEIQERIATNTKLEAQLYEMMDNAKHTSNYSGDNAVVQNEKNDPEVEILIEQNKELRETSVTLTKTIDILKKENAELKVKITELESKRESRSCGSSRSSSPMLENNRRKQRRSDLYNQGRPLDEIHVSSDTTSTECRCSSLAQKVRELELDIVSKNGKIATLELQIQSQNFPYQKKCKELEENLWAFKNKNTILKADVIRLQRAISMTSITECEICRRRQTNKRDQSTQCLPEQKTFLSGTSSGILDDAAKIHKLEKEKALMRDLCRARTRQIRELQKQVSDYETILSEKYHAGGTTLDREKIKDIESVKSLTYRDKSQIFGENTKRAMKENLSSNILDSSMISSNRNRSKWRHYP, from the exons ATGGAGACAAAGTTACAGGAAAAAGAAAGGCTGAACGAACTACTAGAGGATCGAATGCAGTTGCTGAAAACAAGAATTGTATCAGGTGCTAATTCTGTAGAAAATGTTGACTTCAAGAACAAATCACGACGCAGACGAACATGGGGTGGTCCAACAATTCCTTGCTCGCTCAATCACAGCTTGGCCTTACCCACTATACAAGAAATAGACTCTACAGACGATTCACGTTCAAATTGGAAGAGATCCCAGGTCAAAAAACGACAGAGTATAATACAAACGCCAGTTGATGATATTGTGAACGAGG GTTTCCAAACTCAGGTAGAGGACTTTGAACTTGAACTGATAGAGAGTGAAAGAAACTGGGAAACAGGAAGATTTTCATCGGAGAGTCTAGATTTGGAagacaattattatatcacaAAGCGAAAACCTAGCGGAAATCATGTCAAATTTAGGGAGGACGTGTCGGTATTAGAAAACAGTTTCTCTGACAGCTTTGTCGAAAACTCTGAACCTCAAACTCCACCTCGAAG ACATGAAGAAACTGACTCTGGAACACCAAAAGAAGTTCTCAGAGAAAGAATAACTCAACTGGCCGATGAATACATCCAATTACGGGAATTTACAACTTTGGAAAAACAACTTTAcaccaatgaaaaaattgatgcaaAAGAT CAAGATACTATGGAAACTCTCATAAGCCACTTGAAGAAATCGGCTGCAGACAGTGAAATGATGTGTTtggaatcaaataaaaagtacTCCGATCTTCAG GACAAGTATTACGATTTGGAAGGAAAATACAATACTGCGCTACTAGAAAATGACGTTCTAAAAAGACAACTTGAGTCGTTCACTGGAATTGAGGAGAGACTTAAATCCATCGAATTGGAGAAAAGTCAACTGAAAAAAGATATG GAGACAAAACTTcagaggttgaaaaatttggaagaagaGCGGAATGATTACGAGTTTAAACTGGAGCTATTAGAATCGAAGCATAAGACACGGGAAAAAGAGCTCGAAACTTCCTTGCAG ATTGCGTGGACGGAGTTCAAAGACCCAGGTGATGATAAGAAGCTTCCCCACATCATTCATTTGCAGACTTTAGTTGATAGTTTGACCAAAGAAGTGCAagctttgaaattgaaatccgAATGTACTGAAGTAACGTTAGACAGCGACTTGTCAATAGAGAATGAAATGATGACAAATAAACTATCAGAATATGCGTTACTATtgaaaaatgcggaaaaagaaaaagcgaaattgcttaaaaaattgaaagaattaagGAGGTGTTCTGATCACAAACCAATTCTCGAACACGATATGTCATTAAATGATCATAAAGATATCGAAGTTTCTAATGAGAGCCAAAACAGAGTCACCGAAAACACGAGCGTCATAGATGATGTTTCTGAAAAAGTAGCTCAACCTATTGGTGATTTCACTAGCATGTTACACCAGTCGATTTCGAATGGTGACCAAACTGCGATTTTGCCCATTGACAGTATTCCTCCAAAAGTTGAAAACATGATGAATGAAACTGAAATAGAACCTGAATTTCTTACGGCTGATTTTAATCAGCCAGCAGAACCTAGTTTTCAGACTGAGACTGCTGGTGACGACATGATACCGACATCTAATGAGCAAATTACACCTTTGGAAGTACTGCAAtcacaaataaacgaaaagtcCCAAACTATAGCAAAACTTACAGATTCGTTGCACGTGGCAttggatgaaaataacaacatcaagTCCAGTTTAGAATCTTTCCAATCAACTATCGAGCAGCAAAAGCTTGAGATAATTAATCTTAAAGAACGTGTGGCTGCACTCGTGACAAGAGAACTTGAAGTTACAAGTCAGTACAACGATGTTGTGTTAAAGCTCAGAGAAGTATCATCAGATAAAGACGCtgttatcgatgaaaatacaACACTAAAGTCACAACTTTCTCTAGATTGTGATCAATTGACAAATAATAAAACCATAATAGACTCTCTGCAGTCAGATATGGATCAGTTGAAGCTaaaattggaagagaaaaacctAGAGTTCTTGAACATGAAAGCCAAAGTTGAAGAACTTGAGCAGCTCAGAATACGGGTTGATCCTTGCCATCAAGAGTCAACGGCTGACAATAAATTTCTGGAAGATTTAAATTTACGACAAGAGCTGGAAGTGACTAAGACTGAATTGAACACGCGAgtcaaagaaattgaagattATAAATCAACAATTACCAATATAATGgatgaaattacaaagaagTCAGACGAAATCTCAACTCTAAATGGATTAATAGTTGAActgaatgtgaaaaatgaagatctcCAACTGAAATTTGATTCTGTGAGCAAAGAGTTGGATAGAAGGACTGAAAGTATCCTGAACATGTCCAACGGAATGACCTGCACCCAGGATgttttgggaaaaaaagaggttCAAACACTTGTACTGGTGCCCCCAGAAACTAACGATCTTATTCAACTTAAAAGTGAAGACAGTTGCACCACCAAAATACAGTCATCCGAAAAAACTCCGATCAAAAACTCGGGGGGTGGAGAATTTGATGCACTAAATTCGAGCGTGAAAACAGATTTGCTAATGATAGCTGATGATACGATCAGCAATATTGAATCCAGTCGAGCTTTCCCAAACCTCTGCAACAATGATAACAATCTTGTAGAACTGGTTACACAAAGTGAACAATTCCAAGACGACCAGACCAGTGATAAAAGGAAAGAGGATATCGATGCACTCAAAATTGAGGTAGACAGATTGATTTCGACAAATGAAATGCTTGTAAATGAAAATGCAGTTCTGAAATCGCAAACTCAAGCACTTCTTGTACAAATTGAAGAATCAGAAATACTGTCTCAAGGAGTTAATCACGTTGAGAAAGATTTAGTTAATTCGGAAGCGAAAATATGTAGCCTTGAAAAGGCACTTgcagatcgagatgcaattttgaAGGAATCACATGTTGATATTGAGAAATTGGAACATCAAATCATACGTATGCAAAACGAACACACTTTATACATGGATGAAAAATGTGCAATgcaaaaaatgatcgaggaaaatcaattgaaattgcAGCAGCTACCAAAATTAGAATTGGACATAGAAGATTTGAAGCATGTAAATGCGGAATTTGAACGTATCAACTTGGAATTGCGTACAAACTTAAACGCAAAGTCCCTGGAACTTGAATCGCTAGAAGTGCATAAATATGAAAGTGAGATACGGAACTTGAAAAGCTATATAGAAAACTTAGaacattttaataaaaatattacagagGAAAACGATGATCTCAAAAGTCAATTGCATAATCGCTCATTGAATTTAGAGAACGATTTAGCAAATCTGAGTCAACGAATAGTAGAGCAGGAAAAAGTTACACGCACTCTGGAACAAGACAAAAAGAACTTGATGCACCGTATTACAGAACTTTCAACTGTAAAAACTGAGGAAATTGCTTCACCCACATCTGACTTGGAATCTAAGACAGAGTCTAGTGTAGAGAAATCTCCTGAAGATACAGCAGATTTCAGCAGCATATTTACCAATGCTAGTTATTTTGATGAAATGGATGTTCAAGCTTCAACTCCAGAAGAAAGTCCAACTAATACAACGATTTCCGCAAATGATACGCAAATGTCCAGCGTGACaaacttgagaaaaaagatggaagaaCTGCAACATACCAACAAACGCTCAGAACTTATGAACAAAGATTTTTCTGATAAATTGTCAACAGGGGAAGTTGATATCccaaacaatgaaaatatcagCAAGTTACATGAATTGATAAATGTGAAAAAGCTGCTTGAGGAAGAAAACTCTAAAATAGCAACAGAACTTCGACTCAAAGTTCAAGAATctgatgaaatcaaaaatgacGTCAAAGGATTACGGTTGGGTATTGAGAGACTGGAACAAACAATTCACTTATTAACAACAGAAAATATGGAAATGTCTAGTAAACTCAATATGGAGAAAGATCGTGCGAAAGAAGCAGAAACGTCGTATCAG GGTCAATTAGAGAAACTTTATTCTCGTATATCTGAGACAACTCAAGAAAAGGTGCAGTTGGAAAGCGAACTCAAGATTTGCCAGGAACTTTTGGACACTTTACGAGCAAATACTCCTATAGGTACAGAGAACGAAGTTAAGGAAAAGATAGAGAAGTATCAAGCCACAATTGATTCATTGACGACGGAAAATATTGAACTGACCACAGACCTGAACATTAAACAGAAGGAACTCGATGAAATCAAACAGAGTAAAGCTCTGCTCTATGATCATGATTGTTCATACAAAGAGAAGGCTCAGCAGTTAGCAGAAAAACTTGAAGCTGTTAATCAAGAATATATTGAGCTTTCTGACAATTTAATGGAAACAATCGAAGAATCAGACAGTCTGAAACATGCTTATGAGTTGTTGGAGAATAAACTGACGATATCCGTCAAGAATCAATTGTCaacatcgatcaatttttctaacaCCGAAATCACAGAACTGAAAGCACAAAATAGCCAATTGAAATCGGAAAACCTTGAGCTCGTAGCCAAGGTGGCAAGCCTATCggatgaaaatacaaaattcgcAGACAATTTGTTAGAAACTATGGCCGCATTAGACAGTAGTCGCCTACACCATGATCGACTTTCCATTTCTGATAAATCTTTGGATAAATCGATGCATCTGTCTCGATGGTCTGACAAGTCTACCCCACAAGGAGATGACTCCACAACTGAGGATAATATTGAGACTTTGAAATCGAAAGTTGAGGCTTATCAACAGCAAGTTGATCAACTGACACGGTTGAATAAAAAGCTTAGTGACTTGAAGCTAAGCTCCTGCACACAATGTACCCATTTGAAGGAATTGAACGACAGTCGTAGAACATTAAAACTCGAAGTACGAACACTGAATCATAAATTGCAAGATTTGCAgaagaaatttgaacaaaaatgtgCGGACACAGAGGTTCTACGTAACAAAGCATGTGAGGAATTGAATCTAAGCATTATGTCTGACATGATGCTGAATGGAAGTATATCTGATAGCATGAACGTGACCAtggtggaagaaaaagtgCAGTCCCTCAACAGTGAACTTGACACACTGAAAGAAAGTCATgataaactttcaaatttatatcgaGAAAAATGCAGTGAGGTTGACAGATTTAATGAAAGCAATGCAGAAGAATCGATATTTGAGGCTGAACCTGAAATACCATCTCCAAAGAATTATAAAGTAAGAATCGAAAGAGTCCAAAATGACATTGATAAATTGAGAGGAGAGATTCAGCTTCTTAAAAAACGTAACACATCCCTTGCTGAATCACTTCGTAAAtttatggatgaaaaatcaaacctGCAGACTGAAATTGAAACATTGAAAGCATCCAAAGAGAGTCTGAACGTGAAATACAAGAATTCGGAAATGCAAATTGACTTGGCAAATGAAAAAGCCAGCATATTAGAAAGTGAAGTTACAGATTTAAATAAGTTGATAGAatcgttaaaaataattgagcgGGAAGCGATGAATGACAAACTTAATTTCGAAGTAGAAATTGAATCCTTGAAGACTGAGAAAAACAACAATCGAAAAGTGCTCGAAGAGTTGACAAATTCATTAAAGtctgaaaaggaaaataacaCCATTCTCCAAAAGAGTTTGGAGGAGATGTTAGAACAAATCAAAGTTCTGAAACAAGATCATTTCAAGTCAAAATATTCCAGTCCACTCAAAAAGATTGAAGAACCAAAGATAAGTGAGACGAATGAAACTGATAACGTGATGAAGATCACTATGGAAGATATGGAGCGTCAATTAATAAGACTTTCGGAGGAAAATGATTCGTTGCACAATCAATTAAAAGCTTTGGATCAGAAGTTAGTCACCGATAAATCAGCGTTGTCATCTGATTATAAGAGGCTCAAGGATGAGCTTGATACAGCAAAGGAATACATAACAAAAGAAATTAGATCGCTAAAACCTAAGCGCGAATCGTCCGATTCGTCAAACAAAACCGTTCATGAACTCTTGgtagattttctcaaaattattatGATGAAAGAACAAGAAATCATCAAGGCTGTGCAAGATCGCTTCGACCAAGAAAAGCAAAGTTTAGAAGAAAGCAAACGTCAAAGCGTGAATGCCGAAAAACGGATCTCCAATTGGGCCAAAGAGTTAGaaaatgatattgaaaaattacaggcAGACTTGTTGCatcaagaaaaacgaaatgataaattGAAGCATCAGATTGAGAGGCTAGAGAACGATCTTAAAGAAAGCCATCATGAAAAGCAATTGCTGAAAGAAAAGTTTGAAGTCATGGAGACTGATTTTAATGGTTTACAAACTGAGTTCACAAAACGATCTGAGGTAGATAACAACTATGACAaggaagtaaatgaaaaacaagaacgaGAGCGTTTGGCTTTAGCATCTGCAATGAGCCGAGAGATTGAACTCCAAAACAGCATGAAATCTATGAAGGATcaatacaacaaaaaaatcgaggaactGACGTTTTCCTTAGACCAACATAAAACTAAGAATATGGAGCTGGAGAGTAATATAGAAGGGTTTGAAGCTAATGAAAAACAACTTAAGAGCATTATCGACGTTAAATCTATGGATCTCATAAAACTACAACAACGCACTGCTGTGTTAGAAACTGAAAACGTACAAATTTCAGAAATGTGTAGTCAATTGAATCAAGAAGATCATAACAAAAGTCAGCGCATAGAAGAGATTACTaatcttttgaaaatcaaatgtgATAAATTATCCGAATATAAAACTAAACTCGAGTCAATTATCCCTGAATATGAAATGCTTAAAGAGCAGATTAAAGAAAGGAAGCAATACGTTGATAAGTATAAAAAGGAATATGAAGATCTCAAGGAAAAATCTGAGAAAGAATCAAATCTCATTAAAGACAAGCTTAgtgatgaagaaataaaatcaagtaGTTTGAGCGTTCAACTTGCAGATCTAAATAAGAAGAACAAAGTCATTCTATCAGAAttagaggaaatgaaaaatagatgtGAAGAGctggaaaaatcaaatgataaattattgaggAAAGTGCGAAACAGTACAAGCAACTCTAGAGTTGAGGCTCAAATAGAAGACTTGAAGGATCAGAACGCAATGTTACAAAAAAATGCAGAGGGTGCAAGTAATAGAATAACTGAATTACAAGAAAGTAAGAATCTGGTTACCAGAGACCTTGTTTCGTTGCGAGGAAAATATGATAGTTtgttggaagagaaaaatgaattggaaaaaatcgttggaatTAATAGAGCAAAGCTGAGTTCATCTGATGAAGGTTACAAGAAGttacaagaaaaatttcaagctgAATTGcaagagaagaataaaattgcCTTGGAGTTGGAAGCTACAAAATTATCTATAAcgcagaaagaaaaacaattagtAACTGCTCAACAAGACATAGAACGACTGAGACGTGAGAACAAAGAACTCGATGAGGAAATGGAAGAGCTATCTGCAGAGATTCAAGAAAGAATTGCCACTAATACGAAGCTAGAAGCCCAACTTTACGAAATGATGGATAATGCAAAACACACATCCAATTATTCTGGTGATAATGCTGTAGTACAGAACGAGAAGAATGATCCTGAAGTGGAAATACTTATTGAGCAAAATAAAGAACTCAGAGAGACATCTGTAACTTTAACAAAAACTATAGATATTTTAAAGAAGGAAAATGCAGAGCTCAAAGTTAAAATTACAGAATTGGAATCCAAACGAGAGTCACGAAGTTGTGGCAGTTCAAGAAGTTCTAGTCCAATGCTTGAAAATAACAGAAGAAAACAGCGTCGAAGTGACCTTTACAATCAAGGTAGACCACTTGATGAAATACATGTGTCATCCGATACAACTTCTACTGAGTGCAGATGTAGCTCATTAGCCCAAAAAGTTCGTGAGCTTGAGCTGGATATTGTCTctaagaatggaaaaatagcAACATTAGAACTACAAATACAAAGTCAGAATTTCCCGTACcagaaaaaatgtaaagagtTAGAGGAGAATCTGTGGGCTTTTAAAAATAAG AATACAATTTTGAAGGCAGATGTAATAAGACTTCAAAGAGCTATATCTATGACGAGTATTACTGAATGTGAAATATGCAGAAGGCGACAGACCAATAAAAGGGACCAATCTACGCAATGTTTACCAGAACAAAAAACATTCCTTAGTGGCACAAGCAGCGGCATTCTTGAC gATGCTGCTAAGATCCACAAactagagaaagaaaaggctCTGATGAGAGATCTCTGCCGAGCTCGGACACGACAAATAAGAGAACTTCAGAAACAGGTATCTGATTATGAGACAATACTATCAGAGAAATATCACGCTGGTGGTACAACTCTGGacagggaaaaaattaaagacatCGAGAGTGTCAAATCTTTGACGTATCGAGACAAATCACAAATATTTGGAGAGAATACAAAGCG TGCAATGAAAGAAAACCTGTCCTCAAATATTTTGGATTCATCAATGATCTCGTCAAACCGAAATCGAAGCAAATGGCGTCATTATCCATAG